A genomic window from Thalassoroseus pseudoceratinae includes:
- a CDS encoding translation initiation factor, giving the protein MRLFEGTPLDRPPRCEECGELEEECTCPPPPPLVIPPEKQTARLAIEKRKKGKVVTVVTGMPEEGNDLPALLTRLKSVCGAGGTLKDAVLEIQGRHLDRVRAELQKIGYRVKG; this is encoded by the coding sequence ATGCGACTGTTCGAAGGCACTCCGTTGGATCGACCACCGCGTTGCGAGGAATGTGGTGAATTGGAAGAGGAGTGCACGTGTCCGCCGCCGCCACCGTTGGTCATTCCGCCCGAGAAGCAAACCGCTCGGCTGGCGATCGAGAAACGCAAAAAGGGGAAAGTTGTCACGGTTGTGACCGGCATGCCTGAGGAAGGCAACGATCTCCCCGCCCTGCTCACTCGATTGAAATCCGTTTGTGGAGCTGGGGGAACCTTGAAAGACGCCGTCTTGGAAATCCAGGGGCGGCACCTCGATAGAGTGCGGGCGGAGTTACAGAAGATCGGCTATCGCGTGAAGGGGTAA
- a CDS encoding formylmethanofuran dehydrogenase subunit B, protein MSTAASETATKPELKIVEDATCTFCGCVCDDMVLTVEDDKITKAKNACVLGKAWFFNHHIEDRPEATIDGRPASYEEAFDRAAEVLLNANYPVTYGLSDTTCEAQRVAVAISDWIGSCVDTTTSVCHGPSGMAFQGVGEVTCSLGEIKHRADFLIFWGGNPAESHPRHFTRYSLMPKGEFVPNGRKDRTAVLIDVRKTKSAKAADIFLQIKPRSDFELAWAMRGIAKGVPIDPSVEKKTGVSLEQLTDVVEQMKEANFGAILFGMGVTMTRGKHINSEAVLALARDMNQYGHRWVAKPMRGHGNVTGADNVVSWSTGYPFGVNLGRGFPRFNPGEFTTSDLLARGEADAALIIASDPMSNFSQPARNHLASIPSVVLDPKLSETAKVATVAFTTATYGINTPGTVYRMDDIPIPLRPAFKSPYKSDYEVLKAIETRIRAKQLEHRST, encoded by the coding sequence ATGAGCACAGCCGCAAGCGAGACCGCCACGAAACCGGAACTCAAAATCGTCGAGGATGCTACCTGCACGTTTTGCGGATGCGTTTGCGATGACATGGTGTTGACTGTCGAAGACGACAAGATCACCAAGGCCAAGAACGCCTGCGTTCTGGGAAAAGCGTGGTTCTTCAATCATCACATCGAAGACCGCCCTGAAGCAACCATCGACGGACGCCCCGCCAGCTACGAAGAAGCTTTCGATCGGGCCGCCGAAGTTCTGCTCAACGCGAATTACCCTGTCACCTATGGTCTTTCCGACACCACTTGCGAAGCTCAACGCGTCGCCGTCGCAATTTCCGACTGGATTGGGAGCTGTGTGGACACGACGACTTCCGTTTGTCATGGACCATCCGGAATGGCGTTCCAGGGGGTCGGCGAAGTGACGTGTTCGCTCGGCGAGATCAAACACCGGGCTGACTTTTTGATCTTCTGGGGCGGGAATCCGGCAGAAAGTCATCCCCGGCACTTCACCCGCTACAGTTTGATGCCCAAAGGGGAATTCGTCCCGAACGGCCGTAAAGATCGAACGGCTGTGCTAATCGACGTTCGCAAGACGAAAAGCGCGAAAGCCGCCGACATCTTCTTGCAGATCAAACCGCGTTCCGACTTTGAACTTGCATGGGCGATGCGTGGAATTGCCAAAGGTGTGCCGATCGACCCGTCCGTCGAAAAGAAGACCGGTGTATCGCTTGAGCAACTCACGGACGTGGTCGAGCAGATGAAGGAAGCCAACTTCGGCGCGATTTTGTTCGGTATGGGCGTGACCATGACGCGGGGCAAACACATCAACAGCGAAGCGGTACTGGCACTCGCTCGGGACATGAATCAATACGGTCACCGCTGGGTCGCCAAACCGATGCGTGGACACGGCAACGTCACCGGCGCCGACAATGTCGTGTCGTGGTCGACCGGATATCCCTTTGGTGTCAATCTTGGTCGTGGTTTCCCGCGGTTTAATCCTGGCGAGTTCACCACTAGTGATCTTCTCGCAAGAGGCGAAGCCGACGCGGCTCTCATCATCGCATCCGACCCCATGTCAAACTTTAGCCAGCCAGCCCGCAATCACTTGGCCAGCATTCCGAGCGTTGTGCTTGACCCGAAACTCAGTGAGACCGCGAAAGTCGCCACCGTTGCGTTTACAACCGCCACCTACGGCATCAACACGCCTGGCACCGTTTATCGCATGGACGACATTCCCATCCCGCTACGTCCAGCGTTTAAGTCGCCTTACAAAAGCGATTACGAAGTCTTGAAGGCCATCGAAACTCGAATCCGGGCGAAACAGTTAGAACATCGATCAACCTAG